A section of the Festucalex cinctus isolate MCC-2025b chromosome 7, RoL_Fcin_1.0, whole genome shotgun sequence genome encodes:
- the hamp gene encoding hepcidin-1 yields MKAFSIAVAVTLVLAFICILESSALPFNEVQQQMAEEARGGDTPVAGQQDVAGEEPWTPYHARHKRQSNLSMCRWCCNCCRSYKGCGFCCRY; encoded by the exons ATGAAGGCATTTAGCATTGCAGTTGCAGTGACACTCGTGCTCGCCTTTATTTGCATCCTGGAGAGCTCTGCGCTCCCCTTCAACGAG GTGCAGCAGCAAATGGCGGAGGAGGCAAGAGGAGGCGACACTCCAGTTGCAGGACAACAGGACGTGGCCGGCGAGGAGCCTTGGACGCCGTATCACGCGCGTCACAAGCGGCAGAGCAACCTGTCGATGTGCCGCTGGTGCTGCAACTGCTGCCGCTCCTACAAGGGTTGCGGCTTCTGCTGCAGATactga